From the Pseudomonas sp. SORT22 genome, one window contains:
- a CDS encoding membrane-targeted effector domain-containing toxin, with product MEHSQPDDQSTLQLAAVRASLRQLAETVVNAFPDLHASAGDAAAQLLATQANLHADPDRIYWNRFSHAASNSRSFTGWEHYGTPDQSLTLTELVMRRFRVSDQDNADLLLLYGGFYTEGAEARRFDESNEVRLDPQKVLNALWEMDFGARFQRQRTAFWVEHGADVRALSKLTYLAQALQAGLGGQLNEQQLQLVFDAVGFDSSVAAHLQHFEHVQQPAAGTQLATLSLAGQASSALVWLQGPGAQHVLYMPGAVPSFQAFSSQQELARWLFGWLQVAVSREQLLAYFASDAQQVQRLREQLASWAQGSVEAFAAQVQRAPINGEVFTWMRDNARQHMELETDAALRTNAELRAQLWVGYLGVASRLLGAVAPAGWPLALLAVATGTASLALNVEQAVDGDNPEERRAGVLGAILAGVEVLLNLPFLLPLGRGAAQALGQLESNQIIDVPEAFSGIKQGVSTLADGAQYIELEGVPYRVRYDQALGTWLIVPEDNPFAFNGVVPVRLDEQGQWVVLDAACLRGGGQCLGGLTPEVPAAPMDYSYFEAEPGSYEVPEPSRPAVRELISANNRRAIGGDYYDPASPLMEVRDSLQQIRQQLRTDAERFFTRLTLPSFKIQPPAAAISPQRAFIELFDEHAGVVIGESHASIASKRWLLENLTPLYAKGVRTLYLEHLMTDLHQADLDLFHRSGRMTTQLRRYLDRLDLGHRTDSAGRYNFLELVRKARANRIRVRALDCVASYHLEGLDLEQPGNPLRQKVMNYYANRVIGATQGEADAGKWIALVGNTHSNLYKRVPGLAELQGVPGLRLVDAGPGQASGITLDAGEYYLPSMGRPDGIVQGDLRLALQTQDQPVAFRDAITAPPGVIRPGT from the coding sequence ATGGAACATTCGCAACCTGATGATCAGTCCACCCTGCAACTGGCGGCGGTTCGTGCGTCGCTGCGCCAGCTTGCCGAAACGGTGGTCAACGCCTTCCCGGACCTGCATGCCAGCGCCGGCGACGCAGCGGCGCAGCTGCTGGCCACACAAGCCAACCTGCACGCTGATCCGGACAGGATCTACTGGAACCGTTTCTCTCACGCTGCCAGCAACAGCCGCAGCTTTACAGGCTGGGAGCACTATGGAACACCTGATCAGTCCTTGACCTTGACCGAACTGGTCATGCGCCGCTTTCGCGTCAGTGACCAGGACAATGCCGACCTGCTGCTGTTGTACGGCGGTTTCTACACCGAGGGAGCAGAGGCGAGGCGCTTCGATGAAAGCAATGAAGTGCGACTGGACCCGCAAAAGGTCCTCAACGCCTTGTGGGAGATGGACTTTGGCGCCAGGTTCCAGCGCCAGCGAACGGCGTTCTGGGTCGAGCACGGTGCTGATGTGCGCGCGCTCAGCAAGCTCACTTACCTCGCGCAAGCGTTGCAGGCAGGCCTCGGCGGACAACTGAACGAGCAGCAGTTGCAACTGGTGTTCGACGCTGTCGGCTTTGACAGCAGCGTTGCTGCCCATCTGCAGCATTTTGAACACGTACAGCAACCTGCTGCCGGCACTCAGCTTGCGACCTTGAGCCTGGCCGGGCAGGCGTCGTCGGCGCTGGTGTGGTTGCAGGGGCCGGGGGCGCAGCATGTGCTCTATATGCCCGGTGCGGTGCCGTCGTTCCAGGCTTTCAGTAGCCAGCAGGAGCTGGCCAGATGGCTGTTTGGCTGGCTGCAGGTGGCCGTCAGCCGCGAGCAATTGTTGGCTTATTTCGCCAGTGATGCGCAGCAGGTGCAGAGGTTGCGTGAGCAACTCGCCTCTTGGGCGCAAGGCTCGGTCGAGGCTTTTGCCGCTCAGGTGCAGCGTGCGCCGATCAACGGCGAGGTCTTCACCTGGATGCGCGACAACGCCCGGCAGCACATGGAACTTGAAACCGATGCGGCCCTGCGTACCAATGCCGAACTGCGTGCGCAATTGTGGGTGGGTTACCTGGGCGTGGCCTCGCGCCTGCTGGGCGCCGTAGCGCCGGCGGGTTGGCCGTTGGCATTGCTGGCGGTGGCAACGGGCACTGCCAGTCTTGCCTTGAACGTCGAGCAGGCGGTCGATGGCGACAATCCCGAGGAGCGGCGGGCGGGTGTGCTTGGGGCGATTCTTGCCGGTGTCGAGGTCTTGCTCAACCTGCCATTCCTGCTGCCGCTGGGGCGTGGCGCGGCGCAAGCGCTGGGCCAGCTTGAAAGCAACCAGATCATTGACGTACCCGAGGCTTTCAGCGGCATCAAACAAGGTGTCAGTACCCTGGCGGATGGTGCCCAGTACATCGAACTTGAGGGTGTGCCCTATCGGGTTCGATATGACCAGGCCTTGGGCACCTGGCTGATTGTTCCGGAAGACAATCCCTTCGCGTTCAATGGGGTAGTGCCCGTGCGGCTGGACGAGCAGGGGCAGTGGGTTGTGCTAGACGCCGCCTGCCTGCGCGGGGGCGGCCAGTGCCTGGGCGGGCTGACCCCCGAAGTACCGGCTGCGCCCATGGATTATTCGTACTTCGAGGCCGAACCTGGCAGCTATGAAGTCCCGGAACCGTCCCGGCCCGCTGTGCGGGAGCTCATCAGTGCAAACAATCGGCGGGCGATCGGCGGTGATTACTACGACCCCGCGTCGCCACTGATGGAGGTGCGTGACAGCCTGCAGCAGATCCGGCAGCAATTGCGCACGGATGCCGAGCGGTTTTTCACCCGGCTGACCCTGCCCAGCTTCAAGATTCAGCCGCCAGCGGCCGCTATCAGCCCGCAGCGGGCATTCATCGAGCTGTTCGACGAGCATGCCGGCGTGGTCATTGGCGAATCCCACGCTTCGATCGCCAGCAAACGCTGGCTGCTGGAAAACCTCACGCCCCTGTATGCCAAGGGCGTGCGCACGCTCTATCTTGAGCACCTGATGACCGACCTGCACCAGGCGGATCTCGACCTGTTCCATCGCAGCGGGCGCATGACTACGCAATTGCGGCGCTACCTGGACCGTCTGGATCTTGGCCATCGCACCGACAGCGCCGGCCGCTATAACTTCCTGGAGCTGGTGCGCAAAGCCCGGGCCAACCGAATCAGGGTGCGGGCCTTGGATTGCGTCGCCAGTTATCACCTGGAAGGCCTCGACCTGGAGCAGCCGGGCAATCCGCTGCGCCAGAAAGTCATGAACTACTATGCCAACCGGGTTATTGGCGCCACGCAAGGCGAGGCTGACGCCGGCAAATGGATCGCGCTGGTCGGCAACACCCATAGCAACCTGTACAAACGCGTGCCAGGCCTGGCCGAGCTGCAAGGGGTGCCGGGCTTGCGCCTGGTCGATGCCGGGCCGGGGCAGGCCAGCGGCATTACCCTGGATGCGGGAGAGTACTATCTGCCGAGCATGGGCAGGCCCGACGGTATCGTCCAGGGCGATCTACGCCTGGCACTGCAAACCCAGGATCAGCCCGTTGCCTTTCGCGACGCCATCACTGCGCCGCCAGGGGTTATAAGGCCGGGAACCTAG
- a CDS encoding sugar ABC transporter ATPase encodes MTNQSIIVPKISTVPVHEARARAILRWLVREKVIEEQLSTCGSTGSRMAYAIAEGARKVVERPELLPFGQPVNGLEVITKRCIYTPTDGFLEEAGCAECRKEVGVALFESLEDWMPGRTENFVCPLCGHEDDINGFLFLQPCAFSNLGFIFNNWTAAGFRQGFLDNFADWLDQPVAVVQVSREGN; translated from the coding sequence ATGACAAACCAGAGCATTATTGTCCCGAAGATTTCCACCGTCCCCGTCCATGAGGCCCGCGCCCGGGCGATCCTGCGCTGGCTGGTGCGCGAGAAAGTCATTGAGGAGCAACTGAGCACCTGCGGCAGCACCGGTAGCCGTATGGCCTACGCCATCGCCGAGGGCGCACGCAAAGTCGTCGAGCGGCCCGAACTGCTGCCGTTCGGCCAGCCGGTCAACGGCCTCGAGGTGATCACCAAACGCTGCATCTATACCCCCACCGATGGCTTTCTCGAAGAAGCCGGCTGCGCCGAGTGCCGCAAGGAAGTCGGCGTGGCGCTGTTCGAGAGCCTGGAAGACTGGATGCCCGGGCGCACGGAAAACTTCGTTTGCCCGCTGTGCGGCCATGAAGACGACATCAACGGCTTTCTGTTCCTGCAACCCTGTGCGTTTTCCAACCTCGGTTTCATCTTCAATAACTGGACTGCGGCGGGGTTCAGGCAGGGTTTTCTGGATAACTTCGCCGATTGGCTGGACCAGCCGGTGGCCGTGGTGCAGGTAAGCCGCGAAGGTAACTGA
- the guaB gene encoding IMP dehydrogenase: MLRISQEALTFDDILLVPGYSEVLPNEVSLKTRLTRGIELNIPLVSAAMDTVTEARLAIAMAQEGGIGIIHKNMTIEQQAAEVRKVKKFEAGVVKDPITIEADATVRDLFELTRLNNISGVPVLHNGDLVGIVTSRDVRFENRLDATVREVMTPKERLVTVKEGADKNEARELLHKHRIERVLIVDDKFALKGMMTVNDIEKAKAYPLASKDDQGRLRVGAAVGTGKDTGDRVSALVAAGVDVVVVDTAHGHSKGVIDRVRWVKENFPQVQVIGGNIATGAAAKALAEAGADAVKVGIGPGSICTTRIVAGVGVPQISAIANVAAALEGTGIPLIADGGIRFSGDLSKAIVAGASAVMMGSMFAGTEEAPGEIELFQGRSYKAYRGMGSLGAMSQAQGSSDRYFQDSSAGAEKLVPEGIEGRVPYKGTLTAIIHQLMGGLRSSMGYTGSANIEEMRTKPEFVRITGAGMAESHVHDVQITKEAPNYRVG; the protein is encoded by the coding sequence ATGCTGCGTATCAGCCAAGAAGCCCTGACCTTCGACGACATTCTCCTAGTGCCTGGTTATTCAGAGGTGCTACCCAATGAAGTCAGTCTCAAGACCCGTTTGACCCGTGGCATCGAGCTGAATATTCCGTTGGTTTCCGCCGCCATGGATACCGTGACCGAAGCCCGCCTGGCCATTGCCATGGCCCAGGAAGGCGGCATCGGCATCATCCACAAGAACATGACCATCGAGCAGCAGGCTGCCGAAGTGCGCAAGGTCAAGAAGTTCGAGGCTGGCGTGGTCAAGGACCCGATCACCATCGAGGCTGACGCCACGGTCCGTGACCTGTTCGAACTGACCCGGCTGAACAACATCTCCGGCGTTCCGGTGCTGCACAATGGCGACCTGGTCGGCATCGTCACCTCCCGCGACGTGCGCTTCGAAAACCGCCTGGACGCCACCGTCCGTGAAGTGATGACGCCTAAAGAGCGCCTGGTCACGGTCAAGGAAGGCGCCGACAAGAACGAAGCCCGCGAGCTGCTGCACAAGCACCGCATCGAGCGCGTACTGATCGTCGACGACAAATTTGCCCTCAAGGGCATGATGACCGTCAACGACATCGAAAAAGCCAAGGCCTACCCGCTGGCCAGCAAGGACGACCAGGGTCGTCTGCGTGTTGGTGCTGCGGTCGGTACCGGTAAAGACACCGGTGATCGCGTGTCGGCGCTGGTTGCTGCCGGCGTTGACGTGGTGGTGGTCGACACCGCTCACGGTCACTCCAAGGGCGTGATCGATCGCGTTCGCTGGGTAAAAGAGAACTTCCCGCAGGTTCAGGTCATCGGCGGCAACATCGCCACCGGCGCTGCGGCCAAGGCCCTGGCCGAAGCCGGCGCTGACGCCGTCAAGGTCGGTATCGGCCCGGGCTCGATCTGCACCACCCGTATCGTCGCCGGTGTCGGCGTGCCGCAGATCAGCGCCATCGCCAATGTTGCCGCGGCCCTCGAAGGCACTGGCATCCCGCTGATCGCCGATGGCGGTATCCGTTTCTCCGGTGACCTGTCCAAGGCCATCGTAGCCGGTGCCTCGGCAGTGATGATGGGTTCGATGTTCGCCGGTACCGAAGAGGCTCCGGGCGAGATCGAGCTGTTCCAGGGCCGTTCCTACAAGGCTTACCGCGGCATGGGCTCGCTGGGCGCCATGTCCCAGGCCCAGGGTTCTTCCGACCGTTACTTCCAGGACTCCTCGGCCGGTGCCGAGAAGCTGGTTCCGGAAGGTATCGAAGGCCGTGTGCCCTACAAGGGCACCCTGACCGCGATCATCCACCAGCTGATGGGCGGCCTGCGTTCCTCGATGGGTTACACCGGCAGCGCCAACATCGAAGAAATGCGCACCAAGCCCGAATTCGTGCGCATCACCGGTGCCGGCATGGCCGAGTCCCACGTGCATGACGTACAGATCACCAAAGAAGCGCCAAACTATCGGGTCGGCTAA
- the guaA gene encoding glutamine-hydrolyzing GMP synthase — translation MALDIHAHRILILDFGSQYTQLIARRVREIGVYCELHPFDMDDEAIREFAPRGIILAGGPESVHEANSPRAPQAVWDLGVPVFGICYGMQTMAEQLGGKVEGSELREFGYARVDVVGKSRLLDGIEDHVDADGVFGLDVWMSHGDKVTRIPEEFHILASTPSCPIAGMADDTRGYYGVQFHPEVTHTKQGGRILSRFILDICGCEALWTPSHIAEDAIAQIRAQVGSDNVLLGLSGGVDSSVVAALLHKAIGDQLTCVFVDNGLLRLHEGEQVMAMFAENMGVKVIRANAEEQFLGNLAGEADPEKKRKIIGRTFIDVFDAESSKLHNIKYLAQGTIYPDVIESAGAKSGKAHVIKSHHNVGGLPEEMNLKLVEPLRELFKDEVRRLGLELGLPYDMVYRHPFPGPGLGVRILGEVKKEYADLLRRADHIFIEELRKADWYHKVSQAFVVFQPVKSVGVVGDGRRYAWVVALRAVETIDFMTARWAHLPYELLETVSGRIINEIEGISRVTYDVSSKPPATIEWE, via the coding sequence ATGGCCCTCGACATTCACGCTCACCGCATCCTGATCCTCGACTTCGGTTCCCAGTACACCCAGCTGATCGCTCGCCGCGTGCGCGAAATCGGCGTGTACTGCGAACTGCACCCGTTCGACATGGACGATGAAGCGATTCGCGAATTCGCCCCGCGCGGCATCATCCTCGCCGGCGGCCCCGAGTCCGTGCACGAAGCCAACAGCCCACGCGCGCCACAGGCGGTCTGGGACCTGGGCGTACCGGTATTCGGTATCTGCTACGGCATGCAGACCATGGCCGAACAGCTGGGCGGCAAGGTTGAAGGTTCCGAGCTGCGTGAGTTCGGTTATGCCCGCGTCGACGTAGTCGGCAAGAGCCGCCTGCTCGACGGCATCGAAGACCACGTTGACGCCGATGGCGTGTTCGGTCTGGATGTGTGGATGAGCCACGGTGACAAGGTCACCCGCATCCCGGAAGAATTCCACATCCTGGCCAGCACCCCGAGCTGCCCGATCGCCGGCATGGCCGACGACACCCGTGGCTACTACGGCGTGCAGTTCCACCCGGAAGTGACCCATACCAAGCAGGGCGGTCGCATTCTTTCGCGCTTCATCCTCGACATCTGCGGTTGCGAAGCGCTGTGGACCCCGTCGCACATTGCTGAAGACGCCATTGCCCAGATCCGCGCCCAGGTCGGCAGCGACAACGTCCTGCTCGGCCTGTCCGGCGGCGTTGACTCCTCTGTGGTTGCAGCGCTGCTGCACAAGGCCATCGGCGACCAGCTGACCTGCGTATTCGTCGACAACGGCCTGCTGCGCCTGCACGAAGGCGAGCAAGTGATGGCCATGTTCGCCGAGAACATGGGCGTCAAGGTAATCCGCGCCAACGCCGAAGAGCAGTTCCTCGGCAATCTGGCCGGCGAAGCCGACCCCGAGAAGAAGCGCAAGATCATCGGCCGCACCTTCATCGACGTGTTCGATGCCGAGTCGAGCAAGCTGCACAACATCAAGTACCTGGCCCAGGGCACCATCTACCCGGACGTGATCGAGTCGGCTGGCGCCAAGAGCGGCAAGGCCCACGTGATCAAGTCGCACCACAACGTCGGTGGCCTGCCGGAAGAGATGAACCTCAAGCTGGTCGAGCCGCTGCGCGAGCTGTTCAAGGACGAGGTTCGTCGCCTTGGCCTGGAGCTGGGCCTGCCGTACGACATGGTCTACCGTCACCCGTTCCCGGGTCCGGGCCTGGGCGTGCGCATCCTCGGTGAAGTGAAGAAGGAATACGCCGACCTGCTGCGTCGCGCCGACCACATCTTCATTGAAGAACTGCGCAAGGCCGACTGGTACCACAAGGTCAGCCAGGCCTTCGTGGTGTTCCAGCCGGTGAAATCGGTCGGTGTGGTTGGTGACGGCCGCCGTTACGCCTGGGTCGTGGCCCTGCGTGCGGTCGAGACCATCGACTTCATGACCGCGCGTTGGGCGCACCTGCCTTACGAGCTGCTGGAAACCGTCAGCGGCCGGATCATCAACGAGATCGAAGGCATCTCCCGCGTCACCTACGACGTGTCGAGCAAGCCGCCAGCGACCATCGAGTGGGAATGA
- a CDS encoding membrane-targeted effector domain-containing toxin yields the protein MPYQLNVHSDSLASSQGQKQALDTIASTLVTQCPDMWEMAREVARNLLLKHTGQTPEPDTIYWHRFAGAVSSTRSFTGWEHYGPPLESMTLPQLVMRRFNSHDQDNSDLLQQDGGFYRAGPHSPVFNETNEIRMLGQDVLNEFWQIDFSTLFNHRLDAFWQAHADDFRLMAKVNFLAKAYEDYQSGVLYPQHCQAIFKAVAGDLRAPITRKQLADQVQAAQGWSVRTFDIGGYLASDIVRIVSPEGHQFVYMPGETTALHSFETNNDLHIWVLQQACTDLASRARFESHFPLSVHPPRGSGVGLNSLIELLVSSYGHADHSLINQLDRPIAGDLFSYLRDQARERMYADADTALRSNSELRKQMWIGYLNAFTNTFGVIGAVCWPVALAVVGADLASLGLNIDQAVNGDTTAERKAGVTGAIVSAVSAAFDATLVFGVGAAAEVAEVVDPLEAERSASGIRTPRPPFASEARPLPEIIDLPLEQPIANVIVDGQRPQLEGNLRGTYLLEGQTYITLNGDPYAVCYVGEMKTWVIIDEQNPYAFYRSQPVRLNANGQWELLPKPGLQGGGKFWSKHPWGSSAAAQTPVVLPLSPYEVPVELRAKLESAANNPGDQLLKGYIVMNDPELNAAAESFTRIRTQLAEESRSYFRTVQVQPRVEIPTLAASATPKSIFQEVFQRAEGLVIGERHSSIASKKFLIENMEVLAKQKVRTLYMEHLLTDFHQADLDIFMRTGKMPPGLNKYLKSLDSGFGTDPSGQFTFLNLVKAAQRNHLRIQAIDCMASYRQTGLADPKGTLRIEMMNRYATSIISAVEQQSPGRWIALVGESHANTFEQVPGLSELNQAIGLRVADAEAGTTVGLFVDEGRFGDLSKGQAPRFVKNDLVLRIVTPGSWAADLTTLHETRLPRVGMFLIEQQGDQTLLFHRSNDRSIVRTVIHITEDQVSIDRPWPRVHNHRFKDLRELVSALKLTGLTQA from the coding sequence ATGCCCTATCAATTAAATGTCCATTCCGATTCGCTGGCCTCCAGCCAAGGCCAGAAGCAAGCGCTCGACACCATCGCCTCCACGCTGGTGACTCAATGCCCCGACATGTGGGAAATGGCCCGTGAAGTTGCCCGCAACTTGCTGCTCAAGCACACCGGACAGACTCCAGAGCCAGACACCATTTACTGGCACCGCTTCGCTGGCGCGGTAAGCAGTACACGAAGCTTCACCGGCTGGGAGCATTACGGCCCACCGCTTGAATCGATGACCTTGCCACAGTTGGTCATGCGCCGTTTCAACAGCCACGACCAGGACAACAGCGATCTGCTGCAACAGGATGGTGGCTTTTACCGAGCCGGGCCACACAGCCCGGTTTTCAACGAAACCAATGAAATTCGCATGCTGGGCCAGGATGTGCTCAATGAGTTCTGGCAGATCGACTTCAGCACGCTGTTCAACCACCGGCTCGATGCCTTCTGGCAAGCCCATGCCGATGATTTTCGCCTGATGGCCAAGGTCAACTTCCTCGCCAAGGCGTATGAGGACTATCAAAGCGGCGTGCTGTACCCGCAGCACTGCCAGGCGATCTTCAAGGCAGTGGCAGGCGACTTGCGTGCCCCGATCACCCGCAAGCAACTGGCAGATCAGGTGCAGGCGGCGCAGGGCTGGAGTGTTCGGACCTTCGACATAGGCGGCTACCTGGCCAGCGACATCGTGCGCATTGTCTCCCCTGAAGGTCATCAGTTTGTCTATATGCCCGGAGAAACAACCGCCCTGCACAGCTTCGAAACCAACAACGACCTGCACATCTGGGTGCTGCAACAGGCCTGTACCGACCTGGCCAGCCGGGCGCGCTTCGAATCGCACTTCCCGTTGTCGGTCCACCCGCCACGGGGCTCGGGCGTCGGCCTGAACAGCCTTATCGAGCTACTGGTATCCAGTTACGGTCATGCTGACCATTCGTTGATCAATCAGCTCGACCGGCCAATCGCCGGAGATCTGTTCAGCTACCTGCGCGACCAGGCCCGCGAACGCATGTATGCCGACGCCGACACGGCGCTGCGCTCGAACAGCGAACTGCGCAAACAGATGTGGATCGGTTACCTCAATGCCTTTACCAACACCTTTGGTGTCATCGGTGCAGTGTGTTGGCCAGTGGCTTTGGCAGTGGTCGGTGCGGACCTGGCCAGCCTGGGACTGAACATCGACCAGGCGGTGAACGGCGACACCACCGCAGAACGCAAGGCCGGTGTCACTGGCGCCATCGTCAGCGCAGTCAGTGCCGCCTTCGACGCCACCCTGGTATTTGGCGTCGGCGCAGCCGCCGAAGTCGCTGAAGTAGTTGATCCACTTGAAGCCGAACGCAGCGCCAGCGGCATACGCACACCTCGACCGCCCTTCGCCAGTGAAGCCCGTCCCCTGCCGGAGATAATCGATCTGCCTCTGGAGCAGCCGATTGCCAACGTGATTGTCGATGGGCAACGCCCACAACTGGAAGGCAACCTGCGCGGCACCTATCTGCTCGAAGGCCAGACCTACATCACCCTCAACGGGGATCCTTATGCGGTGTGCTACGTTGGCGAAATGAAAACCTGGGTGATCATCGATGAACAGAACCCGTACGCGTTCTACCGCAGCCAGCCCGTGAGGCTCAACGCCAATGGCCAGTGGGAACTGCTGCCCAAGCCCGGCCTGCAAGGGGGTGGCAAGTTCTGGAGCAAACATCCCTGGGGGTCCAGCGCGGCAGCGCAAACACCCGTCGTACTGCCCCTATCGCCCTATGAAGTACCGGTCGAGTTACGCGCGAAGCTGGAGAGCGCCGCCAACAACCCGGGCGATCAGTTACTCAAAGGCTATATCGTCATGAACGATCCCGAACTCAACGCTGCCGCCGAATCATTCACCCGGATACGCACGCAATTAGCGGAGGAAAGCCGCTCGTATTTTCGTACAGTGCAGGTGCAGCCCCGAGTAGAGATTCCCACGCTGGCGGCCAGCGCCACGCCCAAATCGATTTTCCAGGAGGTGTTTCAGCGCGCCGAAGGTTTGGTGATTGGCGAGCGTCACAGCTCGATTGCGAGCAAGAAGTTCCTGATCGAGAACATGGAGGTGCTAGCCAAGCAGAAAGTCCGCACGCTGTACATGGAACATCTGCTGACCGACTTCCATCAGGCCGACCTGGACATTTTCATGCGCACCGGGAAGATGCCCCCGGGCTTGAACAAGTACTTGAAAAGCCTCGATAGCGGGTTCGGAACCGACCCGTCAGGCCAGTTCACTTTCCTCAACCTGGTCAAGGCCGCCCAGCGCAACCACCTGCGCATCCAGGCCATCGACTGCATGGCCAGCTACCGTCAGACGGGCCTGGCAGACCCGAAGGGCACCCTGCGCATCGAAATGATGAATCGCTATGCCACTTCAATCATCAGTGCTGTAGAACAGCAAAGCCCGGGGCGCTGGATTGCGCTGGTAGGAGAGTCCCACGCCAACACCTTCGAGCAGGTGCCAGGGCTCAGCGAGTTGAACCAGGCAATTGGCCTGCGGGTAGCCGATGCCGAAGCAGGGACCACCGTCGGCCTGTTTGTCGATGAAGGCCGGTTTGGCGACCTGTCCAAAGGCCAGGCGCCACGCTTCGTCAAGAATGACCTGGTGCTGCGCATCGTAACTCCGGGGTCGTGGGCAGCCGATCTGACAACCCTGCACGAAACCCGCCTGCCGCGGGTCGGCATGTTCTTGATCGAGCAGCAGGGTGATCAGACTCTACTGTTTCATCGCAGCAACGACCGCTCAATCGTGCGCACCGTCATCCACATCACCGAGGACCAGGTCTCAATCGACCGGCCCTGGCCCCGCGTCCACAACCATCGCTTCAAAGACCTGCGCGAACTGGTCTCGGCGCTCAAACTCACGGGCCTGACTCAAGCCTGA
- a CDS encoding LysR substrate-binding domain-containing protein, translating to MISTRQLRYFVEIAESGSFSAAAERLFIAQSALSRQVKELESQLDTLLFERTARLPRLTAAGQAFLPRARTLLVDLEKAQRLAREVGQGVRGSLRLSHSSTVPLSGQLLARLSGYLHDNPGVSMEIAQQSSEAQLEELAEGRLEVGLLRLPVLRQHEDVCVQALFEEPLLLAVAQDHRLAGESSVHLAQLHEEAFISIPHRQRGGLSYLSAQLCSREGFFPRAARVVSRKTTQLQLIQAGFGVALLPRCMQDLAPATVKFVTLADEDCNSTVALAYRRDAGALVQGFLNCMQDR from the coding sequence ATGATCTCCACCCGCCAGTTGCGTTACTTCGTCGAAATTGCCGAGAGCGGCAGCTTCAGTGCTGCGGCCGAGCGGCTGTTCATCGCCCAGTCGGCGCTGAGCCGTCAGGTCAAGGAGCTGGAGTCGCAACTCGACACCCTGCTGTTCGAGCGCACCGCCCGCCTGCCGCGCCTCACCGCTGCGGGCCAGGCCTTTTTGCCGCGGGCGCGGACCTTGCTGGTGGACCTGGAAAAGGCCCAACGCCTGGCCCGTGAGGTCGGCCAGGGTGTGCGCGGCAGCCTGCGCCTGAGTCACTCGAGCACCGTGCCGCTGAGCGGGCAGTTGCTGGCGCGGCTCAGTGGCTATCTGCATGACAACCCGGGGGTGTCCATGGAGATCGCCCAGCAGTCCTCCGAGGCGCAGCTTGAGGAATTGGCCGAAGGTCGCCTGGAAGTGGGCCTGCTGCGCCTGCCGGTGCTGCGTCAGCACGAGGACGTATGTGTGCAGGCGCTGTTCGAGGAACCCTTGCTACTGGCAGTGGCTCAGGATCATCGGCTGGCCGGGGAAAGCAGCGTGCATCTGGCGCAGTTGCATGAAGAAGCCTTTATCTCCATCCCTCACCGTCAGCGTGGCGGCTTGAGCTACCTGTCTGCTCAGCTGTGTTCGCGTGAAGGCTTCTTCCCCCGGGCTGCGCGGGTGGTGTCGCGCAAAACCACACAACTGCAGCTGATCCAGGCCGGGTTCGGGGTGGCGTTGCTACCGCGCTGCATGCAGGACCTTGCGCCGGCGACGGTGAAGTTCGTGACACTGGCCGATGAAGACTGCAACAGCACCGTGGCGCTGGCGTATCGGCGCGATGCCGGAGCGCTGGTGCAAGGATTCTTGAACTGCATGCAGGACCGGTAG
- a CDS encoding sulfite exporter TauE/SafE family protein codes for MFAQLPFTPLDWLPILLGIGAAYVVFGIAGFGTALVAGPVLINFMPLSRIIPLLVLLDFVAAFGNWLPARKDVARPELMRLLPCMALGCTFGVVFLLNLKSDVLLLLMGLFISAYALYSLAVKVKPAQLSAAWSVPMGAAGGLFGALFGSGGFLYALYLNARLPSKEQARATQSALISCSTVVRLSLFLIAGVYADLPLLLLALCLAPMMLGGVYLGRRLTLNMSRETFVRLVTWLVLASGIALIGRYLSEVNWHL; via the coding sequence CTGTTTGCCCAATTACCGTTTACCCCGCTCGACTGGTTGCCGATCCTGTTGGGTATTGGCGCCGCCTATGTCGTCTTCGGCATCGCCGGCTTCGGTACCGCGCTGGTGGCCGGCCCGGTGCTGATCAACTTCATGCCGCTGTCGCGGATCATTCCGTTGCTGGTGCTGCTGGATTTCGTCGCCGCCTTCGGCAACTGGTTGCCGGCGCGCAAAGACGTGGCGCGCCCGGAGCTGATGCGCCTGCTGCCATGCATGGCGCTGGGCTGCACCTTTGGCGTGGTGTTTCTGCTCAACCTCAAGTCCGACGTGTTGCTGTTATTGATGGGGCTGTTTATCAGCGCTTATGCCCTCTACAGCCTGGCGGTGAAGGTCAAGCCGGCGCAGCTGTCGGCGGCCTGGTCGGTGCCGATGGGGGCGGCGGGCGGCCTGTTCGGTGCCTTGTTCGGCAGCGGCGGCTTTCTCTATGCGCTCTACCTCAACGCCCGGTTGCCCTCCAAGGAGCAGGCGCGGGCGACCCAGAGCGCGCTGATCAGTTGCAGCACTGTGGTGCGCCTGAGCCTGTTCCTGATCGCTGGCGTATATGCCGACCTGCCGCTGTTGCTACTGGCCCTGTGCCTGGCGCCGATGATGCTGGGCGGTGTGTACCTGGGCCGGCGCCTGACCCTGAATATGTCGCGTGAGACCTTCGTGCGCCTGGTCACCTGGCTGGTGCTGGCCAGCGGCATTGCCCTGATCGGCCGCTACCTGAGTGAGGTAAACTGGCATCTTTGA